Proteins from one Candidatus Krumholzibacteriia bacterium genomic window:
- a CDS encoding tetratricopeptide repeat protein, translating into YDEAVPYFERAIKAYENSVGPGHSHLSYPYQNLGHLYKSLQQYDRSLEYYTRALEIRRGAHGPDHYTISWTLVFIGQLYIAMGDTRSAEPPLRDAHRIALEAFSELHEHRTRAVLHLADVLTANGKYGESESLLLDLHATLWTAEDASHSRKKWAAESLAQLYEAQGKEAQAAQYRQELAAVEAAEDEQP; encoded by the coding sequence ATACGACGAAGCCGTTCCCTACTTCGAGCGCGCAATCAAGGCGTACGAGAACAGCGTTGGCCCCGGGCACTCGCACCTTTCGTACCCGTACCAGAACCTGGGGCACCTCTACAAGTCGTTGCAGCAATACGACAGGTCCCTGGAATACTACACGCGCGCGCTGGAGATCCGGCGCGGCGCGCACGGCCCCGACCACTACACCATTTCGTGGACGCTGGTGTTCATCGGCCAGCTGTACATCGCCATGGGCGACACGAGGAGCGCGGAACCGCCGCTGCGCGACGCCCACCGGATCGCGCTGGAGGCCTTCTCCGAGTTGCACGAGCACCGCACCCGCGCGGTGCTGCACCTCGCCGACGTCCTCACCGCCAACGGAAAGTACGGCGAGTCCGAGTCGCTCCTTCTCGACCTGCACGCGACGCTGTGGACCGCCGAGGACGCGAGTCACTCGCGCAAGAAGTGGGCGGCGGAGTCACTCGCGCAGCTGTACGAGGCGCAGGGCAAGGAGGCCCAGGCGGCGCAGTACCGCCAGGAGCTCGCGGCGGTGGAGGCCGCCGAGGACGAGCAACCCTGA
- a CDS encoding ECF-type sigma factor produces the protein MNRERAERILRETSAGGSGSVEEAVAMVYDQLRAVAAGYLRRERAGHSLQPTELVHEAFVRLAQQSGLNWENRIHFIHIAAAQIRRVLVDHARRRNRNKRGGDLVRVTLSDVTDGTQPSFDLMALNDALERLDAQSTEDRQIVELKYFGGLTEAEIASLLGISERTVRRRWSFARTWLFKELTE, from the coding sequence ATGAACCGGGAACGCGCGGAGAGGATTCTGAGGGAGACGTCGGCCGGCGGGAGCGGTTCGGTGGAGGAGGCGGTGGCGATGGTCTACGACCAGCTACGCGCGGTGGCCGCCGGCTACCTGCGCCGCGAGCGTGCCGGTCACTCGCTGCAGCCCACCGAGCTGGTGCACGAAGCCTTCGTGCGCCTCGCACAGCAGAGCGGCCTCAACTGGGAGAACCGCATTCACTTCATCCATATTGCGGCCGCGCAAATCCGGCGTGTGCTCGTCGACCACGCGCGACGCCGCAACCGGAACAAACGCGGCGGCGACCTGGTGCGAGTGACGCTGAGCGACGTGACCGACGGGACGCAGCCGTCGTTCGACCTCATGGCACTCAACGACGCCCTCGAACGGCTCGACGCGCAGTCGACCGAGGACCGTCAGATTGTGGAACTGAAATACTTCGGCGGGCTGACCGAGGCGGAGATCGCATCCCTGCTCGGCATCAGCGAACGCACCGTGCGCCGCCGCTGGTCATTCGCCCGCACGTGGCTCTTCAAGGAACTGACGGAGTAG
- a CDS encoding aldehyde dehydrogenase family protein has protein sequence MKIQCTKLLINGEWMDASDGATHTVINPATEEKLCEVASATPEDMHAAVVSSRAAFDSGPWRKLDGASRGRLMWRLADLVERDADEIARLETMNQGKPVFESSKIEVPFVVELLRYYAGWADKIEGETIPARPGLLCYTLREPVGVVGMIVPWNFPLLLTMWKLAPALAAGCVAVIKPAELTPLTALKLGALCLEAGIPAGVVNVVPGKGSVAGQALLDSPGVDKIAFTGSTEVGRTVMRSAAGTIKRLSLELGGKSPNIVFADAKLEAAAQGACGGIFYNKGEVCAAGSRLFVENSVHDAFVELIKAKMARYTAGDPMDEKTRLGPQVSKSHRDGILDRIKAGVKEGAAVAAGGKATAVGGKGFYLEPTVLTGVNNDMTVAREEIFGPVLCVIPFENEEDAVRMANDSCYGLASGVWTQDPGKAHRVAAGLRAGTVWINTYNVYSPSVPFGGYRESGFGRELGAAALDLYLEQKSVWISLR, from the coding sequence ATGAAGATCCAGTGCACGAAGCTGCTCATCAACGGCGAGTGGATGGACGCGTCCGACGGCGCCACCCACACCGTCATCAATCCCGCCACCGAGGAGAAGCTGTGCGAGGTGGCCTCCGCCACGCCGGAGGACATGCACGCGGCGGTGGTGTCGTCGCGGGCGGCATTCGACTCCGGGCCGTGGCGCAAGCTGGACGGCGCGTCGCGCGGCAGGCTGATGTGGCGGCTGGCGGATCTGGTGGAGCGTGACGCGGACGAGATCGCGCGCCTGGAAACCATGAACCAGGGCAAACCCGTCTTCGAGTCGTCGAAGATCGAGGTGCCGTTCGTGGTGGAACTGCTGCGCTACTACGCCGGCTGGGCCGACAAGATCGAGGGCGAAACCATCCCCGCGCGCCCCGGGCTCCTGTGCTACACGTTGCGCGAGCCGGTGGGCGTGGTGGGGATGATCGTGCCGTGGAACTTTCCGCTGCTGCTCACCATGTGGAAGCTCGCGCCGGCGCTCGCCGCGGGCTGCGTGGCCGTCATCAAGCCGGCCGAACTCACGCCGCTGACCGCGCTGAAACTCGGCGCGCTGTGCCTGGAGGCCGGGATACCCGCCGGTGTTGTCAATGTTGTGCCCGGCAAGGGCTCGGTGGCGGGCCAGGCGCTGCTGGATTCGCCCGGCGTGGACAAGATTGCCTTCACCGGATCGACCGAAGTGGGGCGCACGGTCATGCGCTCCGCAGCGGGAACCATCAAGCGCCTGTCACTCGAACTGGGCGGAAAGTCTCCCAACATCGTGTTCGCCGACGCAAAACTGGAAGCGGCGGCGCAGGGCGCGTGTGGAGGCATCTTCTACAACAAGGGCGAGGTGTGCGCCGCGGGTTCACGCCTGTTCGTCGAGAATTCGGTGCACGACGCGTTCGTGGAACTGATCAAGGCCAAGATGGCCCGTTACACGGCGGGTGATCCCATGGACGAGAAGACGCGCCTGGGACCCCAGGTGTCGAAGTCGCACCGCGACGGCATCCTCGATCGCATCAAGGCGGGTGTGAAGGAGGGCGCCGCGGTCGCGGCGGGAGGCAAGGCTACCGCTGTGGGCGGCAAGGGGTTCTACCTTGAGCCCACCGTGCTCACCGGTGTGAACAACGACATGACGGTGGCGCGCGAGGAGATCTTCGGTCCGGTGCTGTGCGTGATTCCCTTCGAGAACGAGGAGGATGCGGTGCGCATGGCCAACGACAGCTGCTACGGCCTCGCGTCGGGCGTGTGGACGCAGGACCCCGGCAAGGCGCACCGCGTGGCCGCGGGGTTGCGCGCGGGCACGGTGTGGATCAACACCTACAACGTGTATTCGCCCTCGGTTCCGTTCGGCGGCTATCGCGAGAGCGGCTTCGGCCGCGAACTCGGCGCGGCTGCGCTGGATTTGTACCTGGAGCAGAAGTCGGTCTGGATCAGCCTGCGCTGA